In a genomic window of Clavelina lepadiformis chromosome 7, kaClaLepa1.1, whole genome shotgun sequence:
- the LOC143466160 gene encoding uncharacterized protein LOC143466160 isoform X1, whose translation METTYENVNATEKMQPPPYSPNANFSPQPPQMMPTPPQTQMQPNLVNQTNISMVNPNPPQGGYYPQPPPNQVTYVTQTTTMHAGSLQSSIPIMPMCLAIILCIVNCLIPGFGTIIASFTVFCCANVGQSGSSNCGVFCLNFWIGWAQMFTVFFFLAGWIWSIIWGVYFISNASQYGKGGIVSTTTTTAAIPQPIPQYTGVQTVTSY comes from the exons ATGGAAACCACATATGAAAACGTGAACGCTACCGAAAAAATGCAGCCTCCCCCCTACTCGCCTAATGCTAATTTTTCCCCTCAACCACCG CAGATGATGCCAACCCCACCACAAACCCAGATGCAACCAAACCTTGtaaatcaaacaaatatttcCATGGTCAATCCCAATCCGCCTCAGGGAGGTTACTATCCTCAACCTCCACCAAACCAAGTGACCTACGTCactcaaacaacaacaatgcaTGCTGGATCCTTGCAGTCATCGATACCGATCATGCCCATGTGCTTAGCTATTATTTTATGCATAGTAAATTGTCTGATACCAGGGTTTG GTACTATCATTGCATCATTTACGGTTTTCTGCTGTGCAAATGTTGGACAAAGCGGATCAAGCAATTGTGGTGTATTCTGCCTAAATTTTTGGATTGGGTGGGCTCAGATGTTTACAGTATTCTTTTTCTTGGCTGGATGGATTTGGAGCATTATTTGGGgagtttatttcatttcaaacgCAA GTCAATATGGTAAAGGGGGAATCGTTTCGACCACAACAACGACTGCGGCAATTCCACAGCCCATCCCCCAATACACTGGAGTACAAACCGTAACTTCATACTGA
- the LOC143466160 gene encoding uncharacterized protein LOC143466160 isoform X2: METTYENVNATEKMQPPPYSPNANFSPQPPMMPTPPQTQMQPNLVNQTNISMVNPNPPQGGYYPQPPPNQVTYVTQTTTMHAGSLQSSIPIMPMCLAIILCIVNCLIPGFGTIIASFTVFCCANVGQSGSSNCGVFCLNFWIGWAQMFTVFFFLAGWIWSIIWGVYFISNASQYGKGGIVSTTTTTAAIPQPIPQYTGVQTVTSY; this comes from the exons ATGGAAACCACATATGAAAACGTGAACGCTACCGAAAAAATGCAGCCTCCCCCCTACTCGCCTAATGCTAATTTTTCCCCTCAACCACCG ATGATGCCAACCCCACCACAAACCCAGATGCAACCAAACCTTGtaaatcaaacaaatatttcCATGGTCAATCCCAATCCGCCTCAGGGAGGTTACTATCCTCAACCTCCACCAAACCAAGTGACCTACGTCactcaaacaacaacaatgcaTGCTGGATCCTTGCAGTCATCGATACCGATCATGCCCATGTGCTTAGCTATTATTTTATGCATAGTAAATTGTCTGATACCAGGGTTTG GTACTATCATTGCATCATTTACGGTTTTCTGCTGTGCAAATGTTGGACAAAGCGGATCAAGCAATTGTGGTGTATTCTGCCTAAATTTTTGGATTGGGTGGGCTCAGATGTTTACAGTATTCTTTTTCTTGGCTGGATGGATTTGGAGCATTATTTGGGgagtttatttcatttcaaacgCAA GTCAATATGGTAAAGGGGGAATCGTTTCGACCACAACAACGACTGCGGCAATTCCACAGCCCATCCCCCAATACACTGGAGTACAAACCGTAACTTCATACTGA